The following coding sequences are from one Candidatus Eisenbacteria bacterium window:
- a CDS encoding hydantoinase B/oxoprolinase family protein, which produces PERSCPQVYKMGMPTVIFGKNPRDGQLFIDHSVDTFAAYCGAVKGQDGWGGHNVSFGNLIRATGEINEAIFPVRHLARDYETDSGGAGEFRGNCGSLYRKQVLVPATVYTYVVGKKYPMPGIAGGNPGSPNKLVVRAGGPYAHEVGDKAGYIEHAAGEAYEYHYGGGGGWGDPLARPPERVLADVLDEYVSVEAARRDYGVVLTGDLWDLTLAIDHEATAALRAERRAARSA; this is translated from the coding sequence CCCGGAGCGGAGCTGCCCCCAGGTCTACAAGATGGGCATGCCCACCGTCATCTTCGGGAAGAACCCGCGCGACGGGCAGCTCTTCATCGACCACTCGGTCGACACCTTCGCGGCCTACTGCGGCGCCGTGAAGGGGCAGGACGGCTGGGGCGGCCACAACGTGTCGTTCGGGAACCTCATCCGCGCGACGGGCGAGATCAACGAAGCGATCTTCCCGGTGCGCCACCTCGCGCGCGACTACGAGACCGACAGCGGCGGCGCCGGCGAGTTCCGCGGCAACTGCGGGAGCCTGTACCGCAAGCAGGTGCTCGTGCCCGCGACCGTCTACACGTACGTCGTCGGCAAGAAGTATCCGATGCCCGGCATCGCCGGCGGCAATCCCGGCTCGCCGAACAAGCTCGTAGTGCGCGCGGGCGGGCCGTACGCGCACGAGGTCGGCGACAAGGCGGGCTACATCGAGCACGCCGCCGGCGAGGCCTACGAGTACCACTACGGCGGCGGCGGCGGCTGGGGCGACCCGTTGGCGCGACCGCCGGAGCGGGTGCTGGCCGACGTCCTCGACGAGTACGTGTCGGTCGAGGCGGCGCGCCGCGACTACGGCGTCGTGCTGACGGGCGACCTGTGGGATCTCACCCTGGCGATCGACCACGAGGCGACGGCCGCGCTGCGCGCCGAGCGCCGCGCCGCGAGGAGCGCATGA
- a CDS encoding RidA family protein encodes MSDVRITVSEVAGRPHASSGSPWEPKVGYARAVRAGNVIAVTGTVGIDADGTFPATMGGQTRRALAIIRAAIEALGGRLEHVVRTRMFVTDISRWEEVGAVHGEVFGTIRPATTMVEVAKLIDGAALVEIEADAILP; translated from the coding sequence ATGAGCGACGTACGCATCACCGTGTCCGAGGTCGCGGGGCGCCCGCACGCCTCGAGCGGCTCGCCGTGGGAGCCGAAGGTCGGCTACGCGCGCGCCGTCCGCGCCGGCAACGTGATCGCCGTCACTGGCACGGTGGGGATCGACGCCGACGGCACCTTCCCGGCCACCATGGGCGGGCAGACGCGCCGCGCGCTCGCCATCATCCGCGCCGCGATCGAGGCGCTGGGCGGCCGTCTCGAGCACGTCGTCCGCACGCGCATGTTCGTCACCGACATCTCCCGGTGGGAAGAGGTCGGCGCCGTGCATGGCGAGGTGTTCGGCACGATCCGGCCGGCCACCACCATGGTCGAGGTCGCAAAGCTGATCGACGGCGCGGCCCTGGTCGAGATCGAGGCCGACGCGATCCTGCCGTGA
- a CDS encoding secondary thiamine-phosphate synthase enzyme YjbQ, giving the protein MTAHTDYLWFTTPKRKELVNITDRVAAIVAASKIAEGFCLVSAMHITSGIWVNDEESGLKQDVMEWLEKLAPVGDYRHHQTGEDNADAHLKRTIVGHQVVLPVTKGQLDLGPWEQIFYAEFDGRRKKRVVVKILGE; this is encoded by the coding sequence GTGACGGCTCACACCGACTACCTCTGGTTCACGACGCCCAAGCGCAAGGAGCTCGTGAACATCACCGACCGCGTGGCGGCGATCGTCGCCGCCTCGAAGATCGCCGAGGGCTTCTGCCTCGTCTCGGCGATGCACATCACGTCGGGCATCTGGGTGAACGACGAGGAGAGTGGCCTCAAGCAGGACGTCATGGAGTGGCTGGAGAAGCTCGCGCCCGTCGGCGACTACCGTCACCACCAGACGGGCGAGGACAACGCCGACGCGCACCTGAAGCGCACCATCGTCGGCCACCAGGTCGTCCTCCCCGTGACCAAGGGGCAGCTCGACCTTGGCCCCTGGGAGCAGATCTTCTACGCCGAGTTCGACGGCCGCCGGAAGAAGCGCGTCGTCGTGAAGATCCTCGGCGAATGA
- a CDS encoding glycosyl hydrolase-related protein: MSDAPPRAILVSHFHWDREWHRTFEAYRARLVDAVDRVLDLLAADPGYRFLLDGQAIVLEDYLAMRPARRADLERGLRDGRLAVGPWYVQPDSLLPSGEAHVRNLLLGRRVGGALGPVSRAGYVPDSFGHPAQLPQILQGFGIDSFVYWRGNGNEIDRVGTWYRWEAPDGSAVAALLLRDGYFNAGCLPSDVEAAAAGLEAIVRRHEDEPVPALLMNGFDHMQPDPHVGAVAAALARRLGARVDRGLLEDVLAVRPAPRTTFRGELVGARVADLLPGVWSTRMATKLRNRRCEALLEGWAEPWAAFARRLGLPDERPAIERTWRTLLANQAHDSLCGCSLDEVMRQVDARLETVQGLAEETIARLLSRLAGQNVDRTTPPGLAQDVVIFNPSPHPRTDVVRIPLDAYPALRMAIGIPEFPELLLAADGLPGFTIDGRPVRVVRANDLSRVRWLPGQEPFDVELVATDVPAFGCRRLRLTPADPEPDRVDDGREIAAGGVRVVAADDGTLGVRFGERELRALLGVEDDGDRGDTYDFDPVPGDPGASVVSVSCERRRHASGIATLTVRRVLRVPRALAGDRTRRTSEVVDLPLVVEARVAPGVPRVDLVVSVDNTASDHRLRLVFPSGSASPTFTAATTFDTATRRAGPADDRGWVHRAPATFPHQGWVAVNGLTVVAPGLPEAEVRPDGTLLLTLVRSVGWISRFDLASRPRPAGPAMVAPGAQSQGRLVARISLLADADARAARAAELGLRGVIGGPSPRLASGDSLLAVEPREVVVTAVKPAEEGDGVIVRLLNPTDAPVAAVVRFGVAPRHARAVRLDEEPAPHAIVLEGDTVRMDVPPHALRSVLVP; this comes from the coding sequence ATGAGCGACGCCCCGCCGCGGGCGATCCTGGTCTCGCACTTCCACTGGGATCGCGAGTGGCACCGGACGTTCGAGGCCTACCGCGCACGCCTGGTCGACGCGGTCGATCGCGTGCTCGACCTTCTTGCCGCCGACCCGGGCTATCGCTTCCTCCTCGACGGACAGGCGATCGTGCTCGAAGACTACCTCGCGATGCGACCCGCGCGCCGCGCCGACCTCGAGCGCGGGCTGCGCGACGGCCGGCTCGCGGTGGGCCCGTGGTACGTGCAGCCCGACTCGCTGCTGCCGTCGGGCGAGGCGCACGTGCGAAACCTGTTGCTCGGCCGTCGCGTGGGAGGCGCGCTCGGCCCGGTGTCGCGTGCCGGCTACGTGCCCGACTCGTTCGGCCACCCGGCCCAGCTCCCGCAGATCCTGCAGGGCTTCGGCATCGACAGCTTCGTGTACTGGCGGGGCAACGGCAACGAGATCGACCGCGTCGGCACGTGGTATCGCTGGGAGGCGCCCGACGGCAGCGCCGTCGCGGCGCTCCTGCTGCGCGACGGCTACTTCAACGCCGGCTGCCTGCCGTCCGACGTCGAGGCGGCGGCCGCGGGGCTCGAAGCCATCGTGCGGCGACACGAGGACGAGCCCGTGCCCGCGCTCCTCATGAACGGCTTCGACCACATGCAGCCCGATCCGCACGTGGGTGCGGTCGCCGCCGCGCTCGCGCGGCGTCTCGGCGCGCGCGTCGACCGCGGCCTGCTCGAGGACGTGCTCGCGGTACGACCTGCGCCAAGGACGACGTTTCGCGGCGAGCTGGTCGGCGCGCGCGTCGCCGACCTCCTGCCGGGTGTGTGGTCGACGCGCATGGCGACGAAGCTTCGCAACCGCCGGTGCGAGGCGCTCCTCGAAGGCTGGGCGGAACCGTGGGCCGCGTTCGCGCGTCGCCTCGGTCTCCCCGACGAGCGCCCTGCAATCGAGCGGACATGGCGCACGCTGCTCGCGAACCAGGCGCACGACTCGCTGTGCGGCTGCTCGCTCGACGAGGTGATGCGCCAGGTCGACGCGCGCCTCGAGACCGTGCAGGGCCTCGCCGAGGAGACGATCGCGCGCCTGCTCTCGCGCCTCGCCGGACAGAACGTCGACCGCACGACGCCGCCCGGGCTCGCGCAGGACGTCGTGATCTTCAACCCCTCGCCGCACCCGCGCACCGACGTCGTCCGCATTCCGCTCGACGCGTATCCGGCGCTCCGCATGGCGATCGGCATCCCGGAGTTCCCGGAGCTGCTCCTCGCCGCCGACGGCCTTCCCGGCTTCACGATCGACGGCCGTCCGGTCCGCGTCGTGCGGGCGAACGATCTGTCGCGCGTCCGATGGCTTCCCGGGCAGGAGCCCTTCGACGTCGAGCTGGTCGCGACCGACGTCCCGGCGTTCGGGTGCCGGCGGCTTCGTCTCACACCGGCCGATCCCGAGCCCGATCGCGTCGACGACGGGCGCGAGATCGCGGCCGGCGGCGTGCGAGTCGTGGCGGCGGACGACGGGACGCTCGGCGTGCGCTTCGGCGAGCGCGAGCTCCGGGCGCTGCTCGGCGTCGAAGACGACGGCGACCGCGGCGATACGTACGACTTCGACCCGGTGCCGGGCGATCCCGGCGCGAGCGTCGTCTCGGTCTCCTGCGAGCGGCGACGGCATGCGTCGGGCATCGCCACGCTCACGGTCCGCCGCGTGCTCCGCGTCCCGCGCGCGCTGGCCGGCGACCGGACGCGACGCACGAGCGAGGTCGTGGATCTTCCGCTGGTCGTGGAAGCGCGCGTCGCGCCCGGCGTGCCGCGCGTCGATCTCGTGGTCTCGGTCGACAACACGGCGTCGGACCACCGCCTGCGGCTCGTGTTCCCGAGCGGAAGTGCGAGCCCGACCTTCACCGCGGCGACGACGTTCGACACGGCGACACGCCGCGCCGGGCCGGCCGACGATCGGGGCTGGGTGCACCGGGCGCCGGCGACGTTCCCGCACCAGGGCTGGGTCGCGGTGAACGGGCTCACCGTCGTCGCGCCCGGCCTGCCCGAGGCCGAGGTCCGGCCGGACGGCACACTCTTGCTGACGCTCGTGCGCAGCGTCGGGTGGATCTCGCGGTTCGATCTCGCGAGCCGGCCGCGCCCCGCCGGGCCCGCGATGGTGGCCCCGGGTGCGCAGTCGCAGGGGCGGCTCGTCGCGCGGATCTCGCTCCTCGCGGATGCCGATGCGCGGGCGGCGCGCGCCGCGGAGCTGGGCCTCCGCGGCGTCATCGGCGGCCCCTCGCCGCGGCTCGCGAGCGGCGACTCCCTGCTCGCGGTCGAGCCGAGGGAGGTCGTCGTCACTGCGGTGAAGCCCGCGGAGGAGGGGGATGGTGTCATCGTGCGGCTTCTCAACCCGACCGACGC